One segment of uncultured Campylobacter sp. DNA contains the following:
- a CDS encoding EexN family lipoprotein — protein MRRIFLLSFTAIVGLGLTGCKEDEPKKTVADYLLAPLEAKAKLELCEKMQPKDVINDKECNNANKARDYLKHLNGDPNRHWSEVDFYIKHPERISEDLKK, from the coding sequence ATGAGACGAATTTTTTTGTTGAGCTTTACGGCTATCGTAGGCTTAGGTCTTACCGGGTGCAAGGAAGACGAGCCTAAAAAAACGGTTGCGGATTATCTGCTCGCGCCGCTAGAAGCAAAAGCAAAACTAGAGCTTTGCGAGAAAATGCAGCCAAAGGATGTGATCAACGACAAAGAGTGTAATAATGCAAACAAAGCAAGAGATTATTTAAAGCACCTTAACGGAGATCCCAATAGACATTGGTCTGAAGTGGATTTTTATATAAAGCACCCTGAGCGAATTAGCGAGGATCTTAAAAAATAA